Part of the Kosmotoga arenicorallina S304 genome is shown below.
AGTGCATCTGGATGGAGCAAGAATATTCAACGCTGCTGTGGCACTTGGTATAAAGGCAAAAGAGATAGCAGATACTGCGGATTCAGTTATGTTTTGCCTTTCAAAAGGCCTTGCTGCGCCGGTCGGATCAATTCTTGCTGGTTCATCTGCGTTCATCGAGAAAGCTCGTAAAGGAAGGAAATTGATGGGAGGCGGTATGAGACAGGCAGGGGTTTTGGCTGCTGCAGGTATCGTTGCACTTGAAAAGATGGTTGACAGGTTGGAAGAAGACCATGAAAATGCAAGGTTTCTTGCTGAAATGCTTTCAGAAATACCGGGACTTCATATCATGGAAGATCAGCTGGACATAAATATGGTTTTCTTCAAGCTTGAATACCCTGACCCCGCGTTGGTAGTAAGCGAGATGGAAAAAGCCGGAATAAAAATAAATCCACCTGAGGGTGATCTTTATCGCCTGGTAACAAATAAAGATGTAACGAAAGCTGATATACAAAAGATTGCGGAAACGTTCAAAAGGATAGTATCAGACAACATCTAATTTGTGAATTGCTTTTAGTTTATGAGCGTTTAATGAGATGTTATATAAAAGAAAAAATTACACTTTGATAAAATCTCTTTAGAATCTTTATACAAGAAGTATAATATGTTCGAGATCTCTTTTAGGGAGTGATTTTTTGGCTAAAGTATTGGTAACCACGGCAAGAATGATGTACTCTCTGGACTCAATAAGGCTTTTGCATCGGGCAGGTCATGAAGTGTATGCGGCTGACAGTGTTAGAATGAGTGCAGGGCTTTATTCGCGTTATGTAAAGAAATATTTTATCTATCCCAAAGTAAGCGAAGAGTCCGAAGAATTCATAAACTTTATTCTCAAGGTAGTTGAGGATTACAAAATAGACATCATCATTCCAGGCTTTGAAGATACCTTTGTATTTGCTTATTACCTTGATAAATTTGAAGGAAAAGCTAAATTGCTTCTTTCAGATTATTCGAAACTCGCTTTTTTACATGATAAATACAGTGTTTCAAAACTTGCGGAAGTCCTTAAAATTCCCTCGCCAAAGACAGTTCTTTTAAGGGATTTTAAGGAGGAGGAATGGACTTTTCCTGTGGTAATAAAACCCAGAAGAAACAGAGGGGCAATTGGTATAAAGGTTATTGATTCAATAGATGTTCTCAAGAAGATTGGTTCAACTGTCAATGCAGATGAATATATGGTTCAACAGTTGCTTCCTAAAACCCAATTTTGTACCACTGGCATGGCTTATAAAGGGAAACTGCTTTCAAATGTGGTTTACAAAAACATAAGGGAATATCCGGAAGAAGGCGGTTTTGGAACTTACAGACTGACTTACAATGTTCCTGAGATAGATGAATACGTTGCACAGATTGTCGAAGAACTTGACTATACAGGGTATATATGTACCGATTTTCTTTATGATAGTGAGAAGAATACTTACTACATTACAGATGTTAATCCAAGAATGAGCCCCGGGGTTTATGTTGCCTATGCTGCCGGGGTTAATTTTCCTAAGATGTATGTTGATCTTTTAGAAGATCCTATTAGTGTTCAAGAAGTAAAACCCAAAATAGGTGTTGGTTCTTACACATCACCTCTTGAGCTTGGATGGTTCCTTGCTGTTTTATTTAAGGGTAAGTTCAAAAAGTTGAAAGGATTTTTCAAAAGGGATAAAGGAATGCTTGATGATGTTTGGGATATCAGGGATCCCATTCCTTTCTTTGCAATGTTTGGGTCTATGCTTTTTTCAGCGGTTATTGGTCCTCTTGTTGGAGGTCAGCAGGAATCCTATTATCTTGGTTGTCTGTATGATAGAAAGTACTTCTCTGATTCAGTAGCCCTTGAAAAGCTCCAGAAAAAATACAAAGCAGTTTAAATGAAATCAAAATAAACGAGCACCCTTCGGGGTGCTTTTCTTATTATTTATTAGTTCTTTCTTATAAATAATAATATATAGATGTTCATAACTATGTTCATAACTTCTGAAACGATTATCCAAAGATGTTTTGAATGCATGTTCATAACTTTTGAGTTATGAACATTGAATGTTCATAACTTCTGTACAGCTCTTCAATAAAGGCTTGTGACGATGTTCATAACTTTTTTAGTCTAAATTCCTGAACTGAAAAGAATTTCAGAGATTTTTTGACTTTGTGAAATGAATAGTTCGGAAAGCTAATGTTCATAACTTGGTACATATGTATACCTCGATGCTTGTATTCCTTTATAGAAGTGGCTTTCAGAAGAAAAAGTTATGAACATGCCTGTGATGCTTTATTCATGAGCTTTACGAAAAATTTATCAGAGTTATGAACATCTCTATGTTCATAACTCCATAGAAGATGTTCAAAACTCAGAAAACAATTTCCATAAATTGGAATTAAATTTCAAAAAAGTGAATGGTTTCTCTGAGAATTTTCCTCTTAAAAAAAATTGAACTTAGATGACCTGAGATTAACCAGCGAAGTTTTGCTTGTTGGAAGGCTTTGTGAAGCTCAAAAGTTGATTTTTGCGGAATAAATACGTCGAAAAGCGCTCCAAACATCAATACAGGTTGCTTCACGAAAGGAGCATATGTGAGGGGATCGTATTCAAAACAGGAAACAGGAGCGCTCCCCACCGCAACATATGGATCTTTGATTGAGTTCAAGAATTTCGGATAATCTTCTAAATGGTATTTTAAACATTTTTCCGGGTTGCAGCTTTCATTTTCCTCGTATTTTACTCTCAATACTTTTGTTGCAAAGCTTTTCCAGGTGATGTGATAAAAATTTCCGCCTGTCACCACGAGCGAAAGTTTTTTGGGAACATCTGAAAGGGATGCTACTATTGTAGCAATAAAACCTCCAAAGCTATATCCCAT
Proteins encoded:
- the ltaE gene encoding low-specificity L-threonine aldolase, which gives rise to MSWIDIRSDTVTKPTNEMRKAMYEAEVGDDVYGDDPTVNRLENLAAEMVGKEAALFVPSGTFGNQLALLTHTKRGDEVIVPDSNHIFAHEVGASAVIASVQLRTLEAPEGMPSIEKLKASIRDKDIHYPDTGLICMENAHSSGRVIPLQYLKSVKELAREFSIPVHLDGARIFNAAVALGIKAKEIADTADSVMFCLSKGLAAPVGSILAGSSAFIEKARKGRKLMGGGMRQAGVLAAAGIVALEKMVDRLEEDHENARFLAEMLSEIPGLHIMEDQLDINMVFFKLEYPDPALVVSEMEKAGIKINPPEGDLYRLVTNKDVTKADIQKIAETFKRIVSDNI
- a CDS encoding carboxylate--amine ligase → MAKVLVTTARMMYSLDSIRLLHRAGHEVYAADSVRMSAGLYSRYVKKYFIYPKVSEESEEFINFILKVVEDYKIDIIIPGFEDTFVFAYYLDKFEGKAKLLLSDYSKLAFLHDKYSVSKLAEVLKIPSPKTVLLRDFKEEEWTFPVVIKPRRNRGAIGIKVIDSIDVLKKIGSTVNADEYMVQQLLPKTQFCTTGMAYKGKLLSNVVYKNIREYPEEGGFGTYRLTYNVPEIDEYVAQIVEELDYTGYICTDFLYDSEKNTYYITDVNPRMSPGVYVAYAAGVNFPKMYVDLLEDPISVQEVKPKIGVGSYTSPLELGWFLAVLFKGKFKKLKGFFKRDKGMLDDVWDIRDPIPFFAMFGSMLFSAVIGPLVGGQQESYYLGCLYDRKYFSDSVALEKLQKKYKAV
- a CDS encoding alpha/beta hydrolase family protein, which gives rise to MVNQSENIFALRFSREPKILDEKAFEDGKKLILESNYPSEYPENNKLILEYYPARRAKGTVLFIHGTGQKNLKYLRWFAKHFPDFSYNGALMILPYHFSRTPKGYKSGELFMETESDKLRGRFENAVVDTLTCLEYLKNLNLPLFIMGYSFGGFIATIVASLSDVPKKLSLVVTGGNFYHITWKSFATKVLRVKYEENESCNPEKCLKYHLEDYPKFLNSIKDPYVAVGSAPVSCFEYDPLTYAPFVKQPVLMFGALFDVFIPQKSTFELHKAFQQAKLRWLISGHLSSIFFKRKILRETIHFFEI